From the Chryseobacterium sp. G0201 genome, the window ATAAAAGAAAATGTGTTTATCTTAGAATAAATTTGTAAAGATGGAAAAAAAGTCAGGCCATATATTGAATGCATCAAGTAATCTTTTAGGATTTTCATTGCTGATTATTACTTCTTTAAAAATCACTAAAATAAGTGGTAATACGCATTTAGACGAATTTGCAGGCGTTGCGTGTATATTTTTTGCATGCAGTTGTTTTTTTTCCTTTTTAGCCATAAGATCCAAAGATGAAAAGCGTGAAACCAAGTTTGAAACTATTGCGGATTATCTATTTTTATTCGCATTATTTTGCATTGTTCTGGCTGTTATAATTGTAACTGTAAGGATTATTTAAATAATTATCAACACTTTTAAAAACTAATACATATTAACTAATTTCAAATTTTCATTTTATATTTTTCATTTTATAATATTCAAGTTTAGAATAATTTAAATTTAAAACATTATCATTGTAAATAAAACTAATTAAAACTTTACAATTTAGATGTAGAAAAGTGATATAGTTACATCGCGAATACTAAATATATTAGTAAGCATATAAATAAAAAAGCGGAACTCAATAAAGTTTCCGCTTTTTTTATAGTGAATATTTTTACTTAAAATTTTCTTTCGATAACATAATCCAACATATTGTGTAAAGATCTTCTAACCTCAGTATCAGGAAATTCATTAAGAATATCTTTTGCTTTTTGTTGAAACTCTTTCATTATTTTGATAGAATATTCCAGACCGCCGGAACTTTTAACAAAGGCAATAAGCTCTTTCACTCGCTTTTGGTCGTTATTGTATCGTTTTATGGTGTTGAAATAGTACTTTTTATCTTTTTCACTGGCAATTTTCAGGGTATGAATCAAAGGTAAGGTCATTTTCTGTTCCTTAATATCAATTCCTACAGGTTTTCCGATGACATTTGAACTTAGATAATCAAATAAATCATCTTTAATCTGGAAAGCCATTCCTGTGTACGTCCCGAAATCCTGCATTTTCTTGGCAAGAGCTTCATCAGCATTATTGGATAAAACACCGATCTCACAACAGGCAGCAATTAAAGTAGCTGTTTTCTGACGGATAATTTCGTAATAAACATCCTCTGTAATATCTAATTTTCTGGCCTTTTCTAATTGAAGAAGCTCGCCTTCAGACATTTCACGGATCGTTCTGGAAATTACGGCCAACAGATCGTAATCTTTATGGTCTGTAGATAATAAAACCGATTTCGACAACAGATAATCTCCTACCAAAACGGCAATTTTATTTTTCCACAACGCATTGATTGAGAAAAAATTACGTCTTTTAAAACTTTCATCCACTACATCATCATGAACCAAAGTTGCAGTGTGTATCAACTCGATCATGGAAGCTCCACGATATGTTTTTTCATTGACATCACCAATAAGTTTTGCACAAAGAAATACAAACATCGGACGCATTTGTTTTCCTTTAGTAGTAACGATAAAACGAGTTACTTTATCTAATAAAGGCACTTTGCTTTGCATTGATTCATAAAACTTCTGCTCGAAAAGTTTCATTTCCTCATTGATCGGTTGTTTGATGTCTTCTACAATATTTGCCAAAATCTACGAATGATGGATAATAATTATTAATCTCACAAAGATAATTTTTTTCAGTCAATTTTAAGTGAAATTAATCTTAGAGTTTGTCTTTCGGAATAAAATAAAAACTCTGCTTTGCACCTCCCAACGGCGAACTAAATTTTTCACCGGAAATATAGACCCCTTTTTCATCAACGGCAATACCCTCGATCTGCCCGATTGACAGAGCACTTCCCAAATAATAATGCTTTGGTTTTTGCTTAAAAAAGATTCCCAATTCTGCTTCATCATAGACATCCAAAAAAACTTCTGTTTTCTTTGTATAGCCTATTAAATAAAGCTTTTTATCGAAATAAGAAGCATCTGTAACAACGAAATTGGTTTTATAAGATTCTATTTTTTCAGCTTTTTGCTTTTCTGAAATTTCAGGATCGATGATGTAATGAGAAACTGATCTGGAAGCCCATTCCTTTGAAAAAACATGCAGTTTGCCATTTAAATAGATCATTGCTTCTGCATCGTAATCAGTATTGGTGTATTGAGGAATAAATTCCGTCTGGTCGGGATAATAGAATGAAATTATTTTAACAGAATCATTTTTCAATTCATTATTTTGAAAAGGAACTTTATAAATCTCCAAATCTCTTCTCGTCCCGCCATTATTCCCAAAATCTCCTATGTAGAAGTATTTTCCGTCATTTGCTAAAGCTTCCCAATCTTTATTTTTAGCATTAATTTTTAAAGTATTGAGAATATTTCCAGAATTTTTATCTATCTCAAAAAGTTCTGGAGAATTTCCACTGTCATTGAAAGTGTATAATTTTTCATTGAAAAAATTTAATCCTGACGTTTCCTTTAATTTCTCATCAAGATAATTGATTCTATATTTTCTTATTTTAAGAAAATCAGATTGTTGCGAAAATGTAAGTGTGGAAATTATCGTTGTTACTATCAGGAAAAGCTTTTTCATGGAGTAAAAATAATCTTTTTTTTAATTTTTATTTAAACATGAATTGCACGAATATTTTTCACAAATCTATTTACGAATTGAATTGCCGCACGGTTTGTCATTCTGACGAAGGAAGAATCTCAACACCAATTTTAGAGTCTAGATTCCTCCGGAATGACAAACTAAATGCATAAATTTATGCTTAAAAATCAAGCCGATTTCTTTTGTATCTTTTTTCTAGCCTGTTTTTCCAAATGTTCTTTTTGATATTGTCTTACCGTTTTACCGGTTCCATCATGTCTCCAACCTGGAGAATTAAAAAGATAATTGATTCTGTCTGAGAATTTTAAATTGGGCTGTTTTATATCTTTCCAGATTTTTCTCCATTCATAAAAAAGAACTGTATCAGGTTTATTATCCGGCATTTTAGGGTAAATTCCGTATTTTACAGGAACATTCGGATCTTCTTTTTCAAAAGTTCCGAAAATTTTATCCCAAATAATGAGGCACATTCCCATGTTTCTATCGAGATATTTAATATTACAAGCATGATGAACACGGTGATGAGACGGTGTTACCAAAATATATTCTAAAAACCCCATCGTTTTTACCGCTTGCGTATGAACCCAGGTGCCATACACCTGCCCGATCGCGTAAACAACCATAATATGCCAAGGATCAAAACCTAAAAAAGCCAACGGAGAAAAGTATAAATATCGATAAAGCGGTTGTAAAACAGGACTTCTGAAACCGGTCGTTAAATTGAAATATTCCGAATTGTGATGTGTAATGTGCACCGCCCAAAACGCTCTGGAATGATGATCCACATAATGAAGAACGTAATATGCAAAATCTGTAATCACAAAACAGATCAGCCAATACCAGATTGTAAAATCCCAAGAAAAAAGTCTGTGCTCGTAGAAGAAAAACATGACTCCCATCGCGAAAACCTTCATGAAAAGATCCAGCCCGAAATTCAGCAATGCTAAATAAACACTCGTCGCAACGTCTTTTCCGTTGTATAATTTGGCTTCAGAAATATGACTGTAGATCATTTCTGCCAAAATAACTGCAGCAAGAAT encodes:
- a CDS encoding polyprenyl synthetase family protein; the protein is MANIVEDIKQPINEEMKLFEQKFYESMQSKVPLLDKVTRFIVTTKGKQMRPMFVFLCAKLIGDVNEKTYRGASMIELIHTATLVHDDVVDESFKRRNFFSINALWKNKIAVLVGDYLLSKSVLLSTDHKDYDLLAVISRTIREMSEGELLQLEKARKLDITEDVYYEIIRQKTATLIAACCEIGVLSNNADEALAKKMQDFGTYTGMAFQIKDDLFDYLSSNVIGKPVGIDIKEQKMTLPLIHTLKIASEKDKKYYFNTIKRYNNDQKRVKELIAFVKSSGGLEYSIKIMKEFQQKAKDILNEFPDTEVRRSLHNMLDYVIERKF
- a CDS encoding sterol desaturase family protein, whose product is MPDYFLGENGLENVYAWSIPILAAVILAEMIYSHISEAKLYNGKDVATSVYLALLNFGLDLFMKVFAMGVMFFFYEHRLFSWDFTIWYWLICFVITDFAYYVLHYVDHHSRAFWAVHITHHNSEYFNLTTGFRSPVLQPLYRYLYFSPLAFLGFDPWHIMVVYAIGQVYGTWVHTQAVKTMGFLEYILVTPSHHRVHHACNIKYLDRNMGMCLIIWDKIFGTFEKEDPNVPVKYGIYPKMPDNKPDTVLFYEWRKIWKDIKQPNLKFSDRINYLFNSPGWRHDGTGKTVRQYQKEHLEKQARKKIQKKSA